Within Pirellulales bacterium, the genomic segment CACCTGGTGGCCGCGCGAAGACATCTACTGCGGCCATCACGGCCACACTGTCGACGATCACATACATGGATTTTGAGAACCTTCAGCCCATGAACCATATTGCTGCCGCTATGTCTAATCTTCGCCGCTGCGGGCGATTGGCGATGCTGGCCGTCTGCCTGTACATATCCACCAGCGGTCGTATAGCCGTGGCGTCGCCCGAGATTCCTGGCAAGCCGCAAACGCGCGCCATCGCGCTGGTCGGCGGCACGATTCACCCGGTCAGCGGCCCCGATATCGCCACCGGCACGCTGTTGTTCGAACATGGAAAAATCGCCGCGGTCGCCGCCGAGGCGTCGCTGCCCGACGATTGCGAAAAGATCGACGTCGCCGGCAAGCATGTTTATCCCGGCCTGTTCGAATCGTTCACCGATCTGGGGCTAGTCGAAATTCCCTCGGTGCGGGCGACCCTCGACAAGGCGGAAACCGGCAGCATCAATCCCAATGTTCGCGCCAATGTGGCGATCAATCCCGACAGCGAATTAATCCCGGTGGCGCGGGCCAACGGCATCTTGACGGCGCTGGTGGTTCCGTCGGGCGGCGTCATCAGCGGCCAGTCGGCGGTCGTGTCGCTGGATGGCTGGACGAACGAGGACATGACGCTCCGATCGCCCGCCGCGTTACATGTGGTTTGGCCACGAGTGCGTCCGCTGCGAGCCTGGTTTCTCAAGGCGGAGGAGGACAAGTTTTCGGCTGAGCGCGACAAGCACATTCGAGCCATCAGCGACGCCTTTGCCAACGCGCGCGCGTACCGGCAACGCAAGCAAGAGCAATCTGTCGACATCGACGCGCGCTGGGAGGCGTTGATTCCGTTTCTTGATGGAAAGGCGCCGGTCATTGTGCATGCCGATGAGTGCGAGCAGATTCAAGGCGCCGTGGCGCTGGCCGAGCGAGAAAAGCTGCGGCTCGTCATCCTGGGAGGCTATGGCGCCCCCGACTGCGCGGGACTGCTTAAAAAGCACAGCGTGCCGGTAATCATTGCCGGCGTGCAGCGACTGCCCGAGCGAGCCAGCGACTACTACGACGAGCCGTTCACCTTAGCGGAGCGTCTGCGTTCGGCGGGCATTCAATTTTGCATCAGCGGCGCGGTCGAGGCCTCGCAAGTTCGCAATCTGCCGTACCATGCCGGAATGGCCGCCGCATTCGGGCTGCCGAAGGATGTCGCATTGCGAGCGATCACGCTCTCGCCGGCCGAGATATTGGGGGTCGCCGATCGTATTGGCTCGCTCGAAGCGGGCAAAGACGCCACGCTGATCGTCACCGATGGCGATCCGCTAGAGACGCCTACACAGGTTGAGCAAGCGTACATTCAAGGACGCAAGATCGATCTTGGCAATCGCCATCGCCGTTTGTGGGACAAGTATCAAGAGAAATA encodes:
- a CDS encoding amidohydrolase family protein — translated: MSNLRRCGRLAMLAVCLYISTSGRIAVASPEIPGKPQTRAIALVGGTIHPVSGPDIATGTLLFEHGKIAAVAAEASLPDDCEKIDVAGKHVYPGLFESFTDLGLVEIPSVRATLDKAETGSINPNVRANVAINPDSELIPVARANGILTALVVPSGGVISGQSAVVSLDGWTNEDMTLRSPAALHVVWPRVRPLRAWFLKAEEDKFSAERDKHIRAISDAFANARAYRQRKQEQSVDIDARWEALIPFLDGKAPVIVHADECEQIQGAVALAEREKLRLVILGGYGAPDCAGLLKKHSVPVIIAGVQRLPERASDYYDEPFTLAERLRSAGIQFCISGAVEASQVRNLPYHAGMAAAFGLPKDVALRAITLSPAEILGVADRIGSLEAGKDATLIVTDGDPLETPTQVEQAYIQGRKIDLGNRHRRLWDKYQEKYRRLDLK